The following nucleotide sequence is from Tardiphaga alba.
CCGCATTGGTGAAGGCCGAATACTTGTCCTCGCCGGCGATCAGACGATCGCGCGCGGCAAAGGTGAGCTGCATGGAGTCCGCAAAACTGATCACCATGATCAGCGGCGTCATCACATTCAGGAACATGTTGAGGCTGAAACCAGCCCAGCCGAGGGCGCCGAGCGACAGCAGGATCGCCAGCAGCGGCGGGAAGGCCGCGATGATCATGAAGGAGATCTTGCGGAAGAAGATGATGGCGATGACGCAGCCGGCGAGAATGCCGATGATGTTGTACATCAGGCCGTCGCGCTCGACCGCGTTGCGGATTTCGAGCTGCATCACCGGCACGCCGGACAATTCCTTGGTGAGACCGGAATTGGCCAGATCCTCGTTCATGGTCTTGCGGATCTCGGCAATGACGCCTGACAGCTTGTTGTTGCTGACCACGGCCGGATCGAGCGACAGCACCACCAGCGCCAGCGTCCCGTCTTCCGACAGCAGCTTGCCGCGGATCAGCTCGTTCTGCTTCACCGTCTCGATGAACTGGTCATAGGCGGCGCCTTCGGGCAGCTCATTGGGGAACAGAGCCGCCGGCAACTTGCCGGGCGCAGGCGTCTGTCGCGCCGAGAAGATCGAGATCAGGCCACGGACGCCATCGACCAGCTGCATGTCGGTGACCAGGTCGCGCATCTTTTCGAGATTCTCGCGGGCCAGCAGCGTCTTGCCCTCGATCACCACCAGCACGTCGAATTCGGTGGACGGGAAGCGCTTCGTCACTTCCTCATACTGCTTGTATTCCTTGCTGTCGGAGCGAAACAGCTGGCTCAACGAATCGTCGATCTTGATGCGCTGGATGCCAAACACGGCGCCAATCACCAGCACCAGAAGGATGATGCAGGACAGGATCGGAGCCTTGACCGCGATCAGACCGATGCGCTCCAGGCCAAAAGCGATGCTGGACGGCCCACGCCCCAATTTCTTGATATCGGCGTCGTGGGAGCTGATGTCGTCCATGCCTTGTCCAGTCCTGTCACAGGCCGCAGCCTGGCTTTCGTCGCGGATCGCAATTGCGGGGGAACCAGCAGAGCCCTGCCGCCCTACCCTTTGAAAATACGCAGTAAATTTTCCCGCGAGGTGTAGCAGTTCTCGACAATGACTCGCAAGGCGACGCGGACGCACGCCCGCCTCGCCATCGCGACAAATCAGGGTGCAATAGCTGTCTTAGTCAGCATTCGCAGGCCCCGCCAGTTGCAGACCGCTTTCGTCCTTCAAGGCGATACCGGTGACGCCGCGCCGGAGGCCTTCACGTGCAAGCCACGCAATCTTGATCGCCGCTTCGTCGAAACCGAGGCCCGCCACCTGGATATTCGACACGCAATTGCGCTCCGCGTCACTCCGCCCCGGCTGCGGCGCGACGGTGAGATAGGCGCCGAGGCTTTGCGGCGCCGAGAGGCCGGGGCGCTCGCCGATCACCATGATCGTCATGCGCGCGTTAAGAAGAGCGCCGATCTCGTCGCCCAGCGCGACCCGCGCGCCCGTCGCAACCACCGGCGGACCGACCGTCAATCCATCCAGCCGCGGCAACAACGCCGCGACCAGCGAGATGGCATGCGCATTGACAGCGGCCGGCGACAAGCCATCGGCGATCACAAGCGCCACATCGCAGTTCTCGCCCACCCGGTCGAGAGCGCTTCGCGATTCCGCCGCAAGCTTGCGACCGAGATCCGGCCGCTTCAGGTAGTCAGCACGATCGGCAACCAGGCTCGATACGACCACCGCCGATCGCCCCAGCGCGTTCAATGCTGCTGCGATGGCTGCGGCTTCAAAAGGTGCATGGACGGCGTCGCGGGCACGGGCGTGATCGAGTGTGAAATCGAGCAGCGCCTGCGTCCTCAGGCTGGCACCGGCGCGGCCAAGCCCGACGCGTGCAGGAGTGAGCCGACGCAAATCGGCCAGCCCACCAATCGAAGGTGACGTCATGTCGCTGCGATCGCCCGTGACGTCATGAACCATTCTATTCTGCCGGCACCGCAGGCACGACCGCATCCTGCAGCTTGACGGAATAGTAGGATGCATTGGTCACGCCGCCCGAGGCGTCCCGGGCGAAGTTGATCAGGTGATGCGCGACCATGATCGACGAGATCAGATATTCGATCTCGCCGCGCGAAATGCGCTTGAACGCGAATTTCCAGAACGCCTTCTTGTAATCGCCGAGCACGCCGACCTTCCAGAAGATGTTGCGCAGCATCACCAGACCAAGGCGGATGTTTTTCGCCGTCAGCATGGCGCCGACCGGCGGCTTGATGCGGTGCGGATAGGTATGCGTGATCTGATACTCGAAACGCTCCAGCAGTTTCTCGGGCACATAGGCTGCCCCCATGGCGCGGCGCCAGCTGCGGACGACGTCTTCGTAAGGCAGCAGGAAATCGACGTTGGAATCGCGTCCCTCTTCCTCGTTGAGCCGCCCTTCCTTCTTCAGCCGATCCCAGAGCGGCGTCTGCGGCAATGCCTGCAGCAGATTGATCGTCAAAAGCGGGATTTGCGACGCATCGACGAAATCAAGCAGCGCCTGCCCGGTTTCCGGACGATCCGTGTCGAGGCCGAGAATGATGCCGGACACCACCTCCATGCCAAAGCTGTTCAGCACCTCGATGGATTCCATGATCGGAAGGACCATATTGTGGTCCTTCTTCATCGCCTTCAAAGCGACGGGATCCGGCGTCTCGATCCCGCAGAAGATGGTGCCGAACCAGGCATCGCGCATCAGCGCGAGGATCTCCGGCCGCTTGGCAATGTTCAGCGTGGCCTCGCAGGATAGGCGCAACACATAACCGGTCTTCTTCTGCCATTCGACCAGATGCGGCAGCAGATCAAGCGCAGCCTTGCGGTTGCCGATGAAGTTGTCATCGACGAAATAGACGGAGCCGTTGATGCCGCATTCCAGCAGCTTGTCGAGCTCGGCGGTAATCTGCTGCGGCGACTTCAAACGCGGATTGCGCCCGTAGAGGCCCGGAATATCGCAGAACTCGCACTGATACGGGCAGCCCGACGAATACTGGATGGAGCCGAGGAAATAGCGCGGGATATCCGCCAGCTCATAGGCCGGGATCGGAAATTCGGTCATGTCCAGACGATCGGCGGTCTTGAGCACGACCTGCCGCGCGGGACGCTTGGTGTCCTTCTCCAGAATGTCGAT
It contains:
- the eutC gene encoding ethanolamine ammonia-lyase subunit EutC codes for the protein MTSPSIGGLADLRRLTPARVGLGRAGASLRTQALLDFTLDHARARDAVHAPFEAAAIAAALNALGRSAVVVSSLVADRADYLKRPDLGRKLAAESRSALDRVGENCDVALVIADGLSPAAVNAHAISLVAALLPRLDGLTVGPPVVATGARVALGDEIGALLNARMTIMVIGERPGLSAPQSLGAYLTVAPQPGRSDAERNCVSNIQVAGLGFDEAAIKIAWLAREGLRRGVTGIALKDESGLQLAGPANAD
- a CDS encoding B12-binding domain-containing radical SAM protein, whose amino-acid sequence is MRSEGRQTVRRILCVFPRYTSSFGTFEYSYPLTDGVQAFMPPQGLLLIAAYMPENWEVRFIDENIRDATPNDFLWAEAVLVSGMHIQRAQMNDICHRSHSYDLPVAIGGPSVSSCPDYYPAFDYLHIGELGDATDQLIDILEKDTKRPARQVVLKTADRLDMTEFPIPAYELADIPRYFLGSIQYSSGCPYQCEFCDIPGLYGRNPRLKSPQQITAELDKLLECGINGSVYFVDDNFIGNRKAALDLLPHLVEWQKKTGYVLRLSCEATLNIAKRPEILALMRDAWFGTIFCGIETPDPVALKAMKKDHNMVLPIMESIEVLNSFGMEVVSGIILGLDTDRPETGQALLDFVDASQIPLLTINLLQALPQTPLWDRLKKEGRLNEEEGRDSNVDFLLPYEDVVRSWRRAMGAAYVPEKLLERFEYQITHTYPHRIKPPVGAMLTAKNIRLGLVMLRNIFWKVGVLGDYKKAFWKFAFKRISRGEIEYLISSIMVAHHLINFARDASGGVTNASYYSVKLQDAVVPAVPAE